The genomic window CACCGGCGCGTGCTCCGCGAGCCCTTCCCCGTAGGGCGTGACCCCCCACTCGGGGAAACACTCCGCCTCCACCCCCAGGGCACGGAGACTCTCCACCGCATCCTCGGCCTCCTTCTCGGTGGGGAAGACCACACAGAGGGGGCGTCCCAGTCCGGAAAGCCGCGCGAGGAAGAAGGACGAGAATCCACCCTGCACCCCTCGAACACCTATGGGCAGCTCTCCCCGGTTGTACCGGGAGAGCAAGTCCTTCCACGCCCTGGACGAGGAGAGGACGGAAAATATATCCTGAAAAAATAAGGAATCCATCACTTCATCCGATGATAATAACAGTCAGGAAGGTACACATGAAGAGATTGCACACGATCGTGCCCGCCCTGTTCCTCGCATGCCTTGCACTCCCGGCTCAGGACGTGAGCGGGCTCGAGTTCTCCATCCGCCTCTACAACCAGCGCATCTACTATCCCGATTCCCCCATACAGATAAAGATCACCCTCACCAACGCCGGCGCGCGGGACATCTCGTTCAAGATCGCGGATCAAAGGATTCATTCCTTCGGATTCGATATGAGGACCATCTCAAACACTCGGGTCCCGGAGTCTGAGTTTTTTATCACACACCGGATCCAAAATCAACCGGTGTTCTACCGTACCATCACCTTGCTCCCGGGTGAGGAGTACGCCATCGTGGAAGACCTGAAGGACTACTGCGCCGTCACCGAACCGGGGGTCTACGTCATCCAGGGGCTCTTCTACCCCGACCTCTACACGGCATCGTCCACCCCCATCCTCTCCAACCGGCTCATCCTCACCGTCCACCCCCCCATGGATACCCTCAAAGAGGCCGGGGTACGGGTGGAAACGCAGACCGGAGAGGTCCTCAAGGCCCAGCCCCTGCCTCCCGACGAAGTCGTGCGCACCGTGATAGAGGCGCGACAGAAAGGACAGTGGGAGAGGTTCTTCCTGTTCATCGACCTCGAGGCCCTCTACACCCGCGACCGGACACGCCGGCAACGCTACCTCAACGCCGCGGAAGAAGACCGCATCCGGCTGCTCGAGGAGTTCAAGAGAGGACTCACCCAGCAGGTGGTCGATCAGGACATCGTGCTCATCCCCCAGGAGTTCGAGATCGTGAAGACCGAGTACACCTCCAGGGAGGGGTCGGTACGGGTCATCGAGAAGTTCAAGTATCCCACCTACACGGAGGTCAAGGAGTACACCTACTCCCTCCAAAAACGCGACGGAATCTGGTATATTGTCGACTATACCGTGCAGAACCTGAGGACCGAATAGCATGAAGGTGCTCCTCGTCACCGACAGAGAGGATCTGCCCCGTCTCGTGGAAGGGGCCTTTCCCCCGCACATGCTGGAGGTGGTGCACTACTGGCATCCGGTGAAAGCCATGGACAACCTCGAGGAGGTGGATCCCGACCTCGTGATCTTCAACGCCGAGGACTTCCCCAGACACTGGAAGACCTTCACGAGCTTCCTCAAGGCCACCCTTCCCGCTCCCGTCCCCGTGGTCCTCCTGGTGGGAGACTCGTTTTCCGAAGAAGAGAGCGCAAAGGCCACGACCCTCGGCGTCCGTGCCCTCCTGAGCAGCAACCTCGAGGAGAGAGAGGAACGCCTGCGGCTCAGGCAGATCATCACCCGGTACGGCGAGTTCAGGGAGCAGAGGCGGCACGGCAGGTATGTCCCCACTCCCGGCG from Spirochaeta thermophila DSM 6192 includes these protein-coding regions:
- a CDS encoding PilZ domain-containing protein; protein product: MKVLLVTDREDLPRLVEGAFPPHMLEVVHYWHPVKAMDNLEEVDPDLVIFNAEDFPRHWKTFTSFLKATLPAPVPVVLLVGDSFSEEESAKATTLGVRALLSSNLEEREERLRLRQIITRYGEFREQRRHGRYVPTPGEPVRFIFTHPGRNRLVFGSVEDISEQGMRFKPEAPHLVSDLKQGQLLSTCSLRIGDRIHTLSCTVASRDDSLHLVFTEATEDFFLDVKRYIETHTASRL